GTTCGTCACATTAAAGCCCGAGTGCAAAGGCAGGATAAAACCAGAGGACATCATAGAGTTCGCCCGTAAGCATCTAGCACCATACAAGGTGCCCAAAGAGGTAGAGATACGTGACGAACTGCCTAAGAGTGCTGTCGGCAAGATACTCCGCCGCATACTACGCGAAGAGGAGCTAAAGAAGCTACAGTCTAGTGAACCACGCCGTACTGGAACCAGCCAGTAGCCCCACGTCTACACGCTACCTTTCTTCGCTCTACTACATGTCTCAATACTTGCCCAGTACTAGTCCCTGGATACGCCCTTATTTCCCGGCGTCCCAGCAATCACAGAGATCAATATTCACTTCTCCCTGACATACCTCTATAACTTTATGGCTAGATTTAAACTATCTAATCCTAGTAGCACTAGAAGCAAGCCACCCTGGTAAATAGCCGAGGACGAGAGCTGAACTAGTGACTTGGGACAGTGGTATTGGGCCAAAAGCGGGAGGACGAGGGTATCAACTGCCTAGCTTTTCGCGCAGCTTCTTTATCATTACTGGTAGGAACTTGTAGAGGTCTGCAACTACACCGTAGTCGGCGTACTGGAATATTGGGGCGTTCTTGTCCTTGTTGATAGCGACTATTATCTTGCTATCTAGCGTCGCAGCCATATGTTGCGGCGCGCCAGATATGCCTATCGCTATGTAGAGCTTAGGTCTTATCTTCTTACCCGATATGCCTATCCACCGGTCCTCCGTGAGCCAGCCATAGTCTGCCGCTATAGGCCTAGAGCCTCCTACTACACCACCGAGCAGCTGGGCTAGCTCCTCTGCCATGGCTAGGTCTTCTTTCTTGCGGAAGCCGCGGCCGACACCAACTACTACTTCTGCCGTCTCTATGTTTACGGCTTCACGTTTCTTCGGCTCTACAGCTGTTACCTTCACCTTGGGCTCCGGGGCCTTCACCTCGACAATCTCAGCACCAGTCTCACCTGTATAGCTGTACACACCAACCGGGATAGTGACGACAACTGGTAGTTGTGAGGAGATTTTTGCTATAGCACGGCCACCCAATACCTGGCGTTTTACCGTTATCTTATCCTCTGTGAGTTCTACTAAGGTTGCTTCGGTGAACATAGGTATCTTCTTCTGAGCTGCTAGTCTTGCACCGACATCAGTATTGTTTTTAGCAGCTATTGCAGCGACTATGCTGGGCTGTAGCTCGTCATAGAGCTTTGCTAGCACCTCTGTTATCTGATCGGGGCTAGGTTGCTCTACGCCAGCAAGGTAGACACGCTTGAATACCTTGAAGCTATGTTTCTTTACATCCTCGACATTCCCGAAGACTAGGGCATAGGCTTCAAGGCCATGCTTCTCAGCGAACCCTGCTAGCTCAGATAGCTGACTAGGTTTCTCCGCATAGAGGAGTGCACGCACCATTATAAGTCACCAATCCTTAAGCTTTTATAACACCCTCTTTTATGAGGGCGTCTATGAGCTTCTCGGCTATCTCTTCTAGACTCTCGCCCTCGATTATAACGTTCTTGCGCTGAACCGTCACAACGCGTAGTTCTTCTAGGCTTGGCTTAGCTGGCAGCCCTACACCGAGGTCGGCGAGGCTATACTTCTTGATAGGCTTGCGGAAGGCACGGCGTATCTGTATGAGCGTTGGTATACGTGGCTTATTTATCTCGCCCGTAACGCTCACCACAGCAGGTGTAGGCGATTCTACTGTTTCTAGCCTATCCTCTAGGTCCCGCTTTACCCGGATAACACCGTCAACATACTCTATACTTCTAGCGTAGCTAAGGAACGGTATTCCTAGTAGGGTTGCTACCCGAGCACCTACTTGTGACGATATCATATCCATCGATGCTTCACCAGTTATGTATAGGTCGAAGTCTCCAAGCTTCGTAAGCAGCGATGCGAGCACAGCAGCTGTGGTGTTCGGGTCACCAGGTATTAGCGCCTCATCCACGACCACATGCGCCTCGTCGGCACCCATTGCAAGCGTCTCGCGTATGGCTTGTTCGATTTCACGGCTCCTCTTCGCTAAGGGTCCCCATGTTAGGGCTGAGACGACAACGATCTTTCCACCATACTTGTCGCGGAGCTGTATGGCGGCCTCCACGGCGTTCTTGTCGTATTCGCTTACAGCTAGGGGTATATTGTCTACGTCTACCTCTCCACTAGTCTTAGACCGCAGCATGTTAGGGTCGAGAGAGGCTTTGACAAGGACAGCTATATTGAGGGGCAAGGGGCGGTCCGACCTCCATATCCTCTCAATGTTTTGAAACGGCATCTGACCCCATGTATGGGTGGATGACGTTCGTTATTGCAGGGTTTCCGTGAACAGAGAGCCCCGAGGACCTAGAGAGTAAAAGGGCTTATGTCCCACCCGAAGGGCTAGAATTTTCCTCGCTTAGGCTCTCAGCAAGCAACTCGGCTATATCCTTCACTTCCATCCCGTAGTCCGGCGCTTCCGCTGCGAGCATCGTGTTACAGAATGGGCACGCTACTGCCAGTACCTGAGCCTTAGTAGACGCTGCCTCCTCGACACGGACCCGGCTCATACGCTTACCTATCTTGATGTCATAGAACACGCCGCCGCCACCGCCGCCACAGCAGAAGCTCCTCCACCGGCTCCTCGGCATCTCTACGACCTTCTCCACCGTGTCTGACAGTACTCTTCTAGGCTCCTCGTAGACGCCATTCCAGCGGCCAAGGTAGCACGGGTCGTGGTAGGTAGCCTTCACATGCAGCCTGGTTCTAGGCTTCACCTCGCCTTCCTGTAATAGGCGTGCTAGCAGCATTGAGTGATGCACGACCTCAACTCTTACGCCGTACCTCGGGTATTCGTGGCGGAACACGTTGAAGCCATGAGGGCATGTTACTAGCAGCTGCTTGAACCGGAAGCGGGATAGCAGTTCAGCATTCTGCTTCACTAGCTCAACAAACATTAGTTCGTCGCCGATACGGCGTGCTGGCTCGCCACAGCACTGCTGTTCTAACGATACGGCGACCTTTACTCCCGCGTGTTTTAGTACCTTGAGGAGGGCCTCGATGGTGTCACGCAGCCTTGGGTCGTAGGCTGCCGCGCAGCCGACCCAGAGGAGGTAGTCGTACTCCTCGTTCTCTTTTGCCTCTTCGACTAGACCTCTCTCTATGAGGCTGTTTAGCCATTCCTCTTTCTCGACCGGGTTAGCCCCGTATGGGTTACCAGCGCGCATTAGGTTGTAGCTTACCTGTAGCAGCTCGTCGGGCACATGTTCGCCGCGCGATACCAGACCACGGCGTAGGTCTAGAACTGTCTCGACATGGTGTATCAGTACTGGGCAGTTGTATACACACGCGCCACAGGTAGCACAGCTCCACAGAACATCCGGTTCTACGTGCGCTGGTACTAGTTCCTCATTCCATTCCTCCTGCCTCATAGCCTCCCGAAGCTTCAGCACGAGGTTCATCGGGGAGAGTGGCTTACCGGTAGCTACTGCGGGGCACGCGTTGTGACAGCGTGCACACCGGGTACAAGCGTCGTAGTCCATTCTTTGCTTCCATGTTGTATCGGCTAGCGTTACTACTCCGAAGGTCTTGCCTTCCTCGACAAGCTTCTCT
The window above is part of the Pyrodictium delaneyi genome. Proteins encoded here:
- a CDS encoding electron transfer flavoprotein subunit beta/FixA family protein is translated as MPLNIAVLVKASLDPNMLRSKTSGEVDVDNIPLAVSEYDKNAVEAAIQLRDKYGGKIVVVSALTWGPLAKRSREIEQAIRETLAMGADEAHVVVDEALIPGDPNTTAAVLASLLTKLGDFDLYITGEASMDMISSQVGARVATLLGIPFLSYARSIEYVDGVIRVKRDLEDRLETVESPTPAVVSVTGEINKPRIPTLIQIRRAFRKPIKKYSLADLGVGLPAKPSLEELRVVTVQRKNVIIEGESLEEIAEKLIDALIKEGVIKA
- a CDS encoding electron transfer flavoprotein subunit alpha/FixB family protein, coding for MVRALLYAEKPSQLSELAGFAEKHGLEAYALVFGNVEDVKKHSFKVFKRVYLAGVEQPSPDQITEVLAKLYDELQPSIVAAIAAKNNTDVGARLAAQKKIPMFTEATLVELTEDKITVKRQVLGGRAIAKISSQLPVVVTIPVGVYSYTGETGAEIVEVKAPEPKVKVTAVEPKKREAVNIETAEVVVGVGRGFRKKEDLAMAEELAQLLGGVVGGSRPIAADYGWLTEDRWIGISGKKIRPKLYIAIGISGAPQHMAATLDSKIIVAINKDKNAPIFQYADYGVVADLYKFLPVMIKKLREKLGS
- a CDS encoding (Fe-S)-binding protein codes for the protein MRRLRWLFLVAAVIAVFQPVEAAATTIGELRGNCMACHVTPGGPFRYPVISGAELDLLRVLLIVPGSLLFLYGLNRYIARWTRGGQQLPLNNIATRLWNFIRVGLLQTRVLRERRGGTIHLLIYLGAVLLAVAGIIYVIDAPATRYPGGIVFTIFRMLVNFGGLLLLVGTVAAGIRRALGLTPGLPNSLEDSLVLLWLAIIVITGMVLDAMTATAHLSVTGIPWWDFSGKLLSQVLEGLTPARFLALYRVTQVVHLAVSVLLLATIPGTKLAHILVSGFFNTFYARLEHPASFKPIPDVEKLVEEGKTFGVVTLADTTWKQRMDYDACTRCARCHNACPAVATGKPLSPMNLVLKLREAMRQEEWNEELVPAHVEPDVLWSCATCGACVYNCPVLIHHVETVLDLRRGLVSRGEHVPDELLQVSYNLMRAGNPYGANPVEKEEWLNSLIERGLVEEAKENEEYDYLLWVGCAAAYDPRLRDTIEALLKVLKHAGVKVAVSLEQQCCGEPARRIGDELMFVELVKQNAELLSRFRFKQLLVTCPHGFNVFRHEYPRYGVRVEVVHHSMLLARLLQEGEVKPRTRLHVKATYHDPCYLGRWNGVYEEPRRVLSDTVEKVVEMPRSRWRSFCCGGGGGGVFYDIKIGKRMSRVRVEEAASTKAQVLAVACPFCNTMLAAEAPDYGMEVKDIAELLAESLSEENSSPSGGT